Proteins encoded in a region of the Deltaproteobacteria bacterium genome:
- a CDS encoding PaaI family thioesterase — protein sequence MKVFDEEFYRKRVNTFPFVRLMGMKLVSAGGGKSVMECKIRPILKNSAGTLHGGVMGALVDMSVATALRSVMPLPSKMTTVEYKVNFLKPVPSGTVTAYGNILRLGRTIAVGSTEIRNGDGEVVAFGSATYYILHVRAAEVPAVGSPPAIMKKKSLRGRKLL from the coding sequence ATGAAGGTCTTCGACGAGGAATTCTATAGGAAGCGGGTGAACACGTTCCCCTTCGTGCGGCTTATGGGGATGAAGCTCGTCTCGGCCGGGGGCGGCAAAAGCGTGATGGAGTGCAAAATCCGCCCGATCCTGAAGAATTCGGCGGGAACGCTGCACGGCGGGGTTATGGGCGCGCTGGTCGACATGTCGGTGGCGACCGCACTGCGGAGCGTCATGCCGCTACCTTCGAAAATGACCACGGTCGAGTACAAGGTGAACTTCCTGAAGCCGGTCCCTTCGGGAACCGTTACCGCGTACGGGAACATCCTGCGGTTGGGCAGGACGATCGCGGTAGGGTCGACCGAGATTCGGAACGGGGATGGGGAGGTCGTCGCCTTCGGGTCCGCGACATATTACATCCTCCACGTCCGGGCGGCCGAGGTCCCGGCCGTCGGGAGTCCCCCTGCTATAATGAAAAAGAAATCGCTGCGCGGGAGGAAGCTTCTATGA
- the murJ gene encoding murein biosynthesis integral membrane protein MurJ: protein MGRAAAVMMASVFLSRLLGYARDAVIAYQHGATPETDAYFVAFTIPDFLNYLLAGGSLSITFIPIFSKYLADGKAEDGHRSFSVIATVMGVGMLFFVILGEFLAERMLHLIAPGFPPDQIAIAAKLTRIVLPAQIFFYLGGLLMAVQFAHNRFLLPATAPLIYNAGIIAGGLLLGASHGMAGFAWGVLAGSFVGNFAVQLYGARKAGLKYSPGVDLSDPGFREFVKLSIPIMLGFSLVVVDEWMTRIFGSFLLAGAITWLNNARRLMQVPVGIFGQASGVASYPFLSALAARGEREKMWETLSVTLRWVFLVSCAAAAIFGILSREVVLAVFKRGAFTIDDTISTASALAAFSIGIPFWCAQSIVSRGFFAMKDTWTPTLVGTGAWILSLPAYYLLMQKLGVVGLALASSIGIFLHATALYGILMARTVGKKALGEVLEYGKIALSGVAAAGAGWYWAGFSSRWISWETFAGAVVRFAAGGVSLAAVFFLCALLLGSRTARNIRRSRDILHPPGSDPTSA from the coding sequence ATGGGACGGGCAGCGGCCGTCATGATGGCGTCCGTGTTTTTGAGCCGTCTCCTGGGATACGCCCGCGACGCGGTCATCGCCTACCAGCACGGTGCGACCCCCGAGACGGACGCGTATTTCGTAGCCTTCACGATCCCCGATTTCCTCAACTACCTGCTGGCAGGCGGGTCCCTGTCGATCACGTTCATCCCGATCTTCTCTAAATATCTCGCAGACGGAAAAGCGGAGGACGGACACCGTTCCTTCTCCGTGATCGCGACCGTCATGGGCGTAGGGATGCTCTTTTTCGTAATACTCGGCGAATTCCTCGCCGAACGCATGCTTCACCTGATCGCGCCCGGCTTCCCCCCCGACCAGATCGCCATCGCCGCGAAGCTCACACGCATCGTCCTCCCGGCCCAGATCTTTTTCTACCTTGGGGGTCTGCTGATGGCGGTCCAGTTCGCGCATAACAGGTTCCTGCTTCCTGCCACCGCTCCCCTGATCTACAATGCCGGGATCATCGCCGGCGGCTTGCTGCTGGGGGCTTCCCACGGGATGGCCGGGTTCGCATGGGGGGTGCTCGCAGGGTCCTTCGTGGGAAATTTCGCCGTCCAGCTCTACGGAGCGCGCAAGGCGGGGCTGAAATATTCACCGGGAGTCGACCTTTCGGACCCGGGCTTCCGGGAGTTCGTCAAACTGTCGATCCCGATCATGCTCGGTTTCTCCCTGGTTGTCGTCGACGAATGGATGACACGGATCTTCGGCTCCTTCCTGCTTGCGGGCGCGATCACCTGGCTCAACAACGCCCGCCGGCTGATGCAGGTGCCCGTGGGGATATTCGGGCAGGCTTCGGGCGTGGCTTCCTACCCGTTCCTTTCGGCGCTGGCCGCCCGCGGCGAGCGGGAGAAAATGTGGGAAACGCTGTCGGTCACGCTGCGCTGGGTATTTCTGGTTTCCTGTGCGGCGGCCGCAATCTTCGGAATATTGTCCCGGGAGGTCGTTCTGGCCGTCTTCAAGCGAGGGGCATTTACCATCGACGATACCATCTCGACCGCATCCGCGCTCGCCGCCTTCTCGATCGGCATCCCCTTCTGGTGCGCGCAGTCGATCGTGTCGAGAGGCTTTTTCGCGATGAAGGACACCTGGACGCCCACCCTCGTTGGAACGGGAGCGTGGATCTTGAGCCTCCCGGCGTATTACCTGCTCATGCAGAAGCTGGGCGTCGTCGGACTGGCGCTGGCGAGCAGCATCGGCATCTTCCTGCATGCGACTGCCCTCTACGGCATCCTCATGGCGAGGACCGTGGGGAAAAAGGCCCTCGGGGAGGTCCTGGAATACGGCAAGATCGCCCTGTCCGGCGTTGCCGCAGCCGGAGCAGGCTGGTACTGGGCAGGGTTTTCATCCCGCTGGATATCATGGGAAACGTTTGCGGGGGCGGTGGTCCGGTTTGCGGCCGGGGGAGTCTCGCTCGCAGCCGTCTTTTTCCTGTGCGCGCTTCTGCTCGGCAGCAGGACCGCCAGGAACATCAGGCGTAGCCGGGATATCCTCCACCCCCCCGGATCGGATCCTACAAGCGCATAA
- a CDS encoding disulfide oxidoreductase — protein sequence MTKEGPIKPDMFLGDVLKTYPSLREKIRELFGSECLQCGSNRREMLTYTSWHRGLDPAKVCRDLNDALKK from the coding sequence ATGACGAAGGAAGGCCCCATCAAGCCGGACATGTTCCTGGGGGACGTGCTCAAGACATACCCTTCCCTGCGCGAGAAGATCCGCGAGCTCTTCGGCAGCGAATGCCTTCAGTGCGGCTCGAACCGCCGGGAGATGCTCACCTACACGTCATGGCACAGGGGGCTCGACCCCGCAAAGGTCTGCCGCGACCTGAACGACGCCCTGAAAAAGTAA
- a CDS encoding MBL fold metallo-hydrolase — MIQRLSDRISLIEGGKGGRYPYAHSLYIRDGGGVLVDSGSDLQEILRLKKEEGLRTVVMTHYHEDHFLFLHALPDVEVWASSEDAPALESFDVLLDRYGVVGSEWDSFFRSLLSEKFSFHPRSVARKITDGERLSFGRTEAVAVIAPGHSPGHLCLLFPAEGILFMADYDLTDFGPWYGDKPCGIEEFRRSAKRLGQIGAKTYAVSHETAVHREDIGPRMSAYLSHIDRREEALREFLRQPRTMREIIDRRIVYGEGRPGPWFDYGECALMTKHLEGMLARGEAGYKEDFYFPRSG, encoded by the coding sequence ATGATTCAGCGGCTATCCGATCGAATCTCCCTGATCGAAGGAGGCAAGGGCGGCAGGTATCCGTATGCCCATTCCCTTTACATTCGCGACGGCGGAGGAGTCCTCGTCGACAGCGGCTCGGACCTCCAGGAGATCCTGCGGCTGAAGAAGGAAGAAGGATTGCGGACCGTGGTTATGACCCACTACCACGAGGATCACTTCCTTTTCCTTCACGCGCTGCCGGACGTGGAAGTCTGGGCATCCTCGGAAGACGCGCCTGCGCTTGAATCCTTCGATGTCCTGCTGGACCGGTACGGTGTCGTCGGATCGGAGTGGGATTCCTTCTTCCGGTCGCTCCTGTCGGAGAAGTTTTCCTTTCACCCCCGCAGCGTCGCGAGGAAGATTACAGACGGCGAAAGGTTGTCGTTCGGCCGCACGGAGGCGGTTGCGGTGATCGCACCCGGTCATTCTCCGGGCCATCTATGCCTTTTATTTCCCGCGGAAGGGATCCTGTTCATGGCGGACTACGACCTGACCGATTTCGGCCCCTGGTACGGCGACAAACCGTGCGGCATCGAAGAGTTCCGTCGCTCGGCGAAGAGATTGGGCCAGATCGGCGCGAAAACTTACGCGGTATCTCATGAAACGGCCGTCCATCGTGAGGACATCGGCCCCAGGATGTCCGCTTACCTATCGCACATCGACCGGAGGGAGGAAGCCTTGCGGGAATTCCTGCGTCAACCCAGGACGATGCGTGAAATCATCGACCGCAGAATCGTTTACGGGGAGGGACGTCCGGGGCCGTGGTTCGACTACGGCGAATGTGCGCTTATGACCAAACACCTTGAAGGGATGCTTGCAAGAGGCGAAGCTGGGTACAAAGAGGATTTCTATTTCCCGCGGAGCGGGTGA